In Pectinophora gossypiella chromosome 1, ilPecGoss1.1, whole genome shotgun sequence, one genomic interval encodes:
- the LOC126371223 gene encoding protein crossbronx homolog yields the protein MSDENNRNVKEIRELYSMFHQEYIIMAEYRMLQTENLQGIYVIPSYENSFLWFGVIFVRTGFYECGVFRFTLEFPEKFPDDEVPVLTFTSNFYHPAVDPNTGVLNLSEVFPKWDRKMNHIWQILKYLHWIFHNLNIKVPANIEAKVAYKSNRKLFLEKVRECVITSIDHLYDDPPTEDKHYITFKPYDPEVHDSAKNLMMQPPKPNEGMVQGISWVQPGSYQPFSKEENT from the exons ATGTCCGACGAAAATAACAGAAATGTTAAAGAAATCAGAGAATTGTATTCTATGTTCCATCAGGAATATATTATCATGGCTGAATA TCGCATGCTACAAACAGAGAATTTACAAGGAATCTACGTGATACCTTCATACGAGAATTCTTTTT TGTGGTTCGGTGTTATTTTTGTGCGAACTGGGTTTTATGAATGTGGAGTGTTCAGATTCACTCTGGAATTCCCTGAAAAATTCCCTGATGATGAAGTTCCT GTGTTGACATTTACATCAAATTTTTACCACCCAGCAGTTGACCCAAATACAGGTGTCCTCAATCTTAGTGAAGTGTTTCCAAAATGGGATAGAAAAATGAACCACATATGgcaaatattgaaatatttacaCTGGATATTCCACAACTTAAATATCAAAGTACCGGCTAATATAGAAGCCAAAGTTgc GTATAAATCAAACAGAAAGCTATTTCTGGAAAAAGTAAGAGAATGTGTGATAACAAGTATTGACCATCTGTATGATGACCCACCTACAGAAGACAAACATTATATTACTTTCAAGCCATATGACCCTGAAGTACATGACTCTGCTAAAAACCTAATGATGCAACCTCCAAAGCCCAACGAAGGTATGGTCCAGGGAATTTCTTGGGTGCAACCAGGATCCTATCAGCCTTTTTCCAAGGAAGAAAACACATAA
- the LOC126371232 gene encoding UPF0598 protein CG30010, with protein MLAQKLCQVSSFRKSFPLVQQIRCTNYIQGQEPEPKIREYFYYIDHQGMLYLDDSKMKNFTSCFKEKKFLHFFFKRIRQNRTGRYLEFPFISLCGKERNFIRCDDVPIVYTHVINKNDKDMLSYGYAGDLLTTEFLPQKIYMLPKTGRVYHPAEDKYGGVGLVRSKLALELSRYFEYGNGETKPPTHFEWKNTLHKLDQKWFHENVAKHNIKIRSDPA; from the exons ATGTTGGCTCAAAAATTGTGTCAAGTATCTTCTTTTAGAAAGTCTTTTCCTCTAGTTCAACAAATTCGATGTACGAACTATATACAAGGTCAGGAACCAGAGCCTAAAATTAGGGAATATTTTTACTACATTGATCATCAAGGAATG TTATATTTGGATGACTCAAAAATGAAAAACTTCACATCATGCTTCAAAGAGAAAAAGTTTCTACATTTCTTTTTCAAGAGAATAAGACAAAACAGAACTGGAAGATATTTAGAGTTTCCATTTATTTCTTTATGTGGAAAGGAAAGAAATTTTATCAGATGTGATGATGTGCCTATAGTTTATACACAtgttataaacaaaaatgacaAAGATATGTTAAGTTATGGATATGCAGGAGACCTATTAACAACAGAATTTTTGCCACAAAAAATCTATATGTTACCAAAAACTGGAAGAGTGTACCATCCAGCTGAAGACAAGTATGGAGGTGTTGGACTAGTGAGGTCTAAACTTGCCCTAGAATTGAGtagatattttgaatatggaaaTGGAGAGACCAAACCTCCAACACACTTTGAATGGAAAAATACCCTCCATAAACTAGACCAGAAGTGGTTCCATGAAAATGTtgcaaaacataatataaaaatcagaAGTGATCCTGCTTag